A window of Cohnella herbarum contains these coding sequences:
- a CDS encoding 5'-3' exonuclease, protein MAENKVLLVDGMALLFRGYFANSYGGYIRKTKAGLPTNAVYGFVKYLLDACKTFNPSHVVCCWDMGSKTFRTDKFNDYKGNRPEAPADLIPQFDLVKEVVTGFGIPNIGVVGYEADDCIGTLSKQLSAHMEVFVLTGDHDMLQLVDERVKVVIMKKGPSNYAVYDADKLLEEKQLTAKQFIDLKGLIGDTSDNYPGVKGIGEKTATKLLVEYLSIEGILENLALLPKGVKAKIEAELEMLHLCRELATIHCGAPVACTPEQCLWQPDQAKIASMFEELEFNSLVKDVTRLIAVS, encoded by the coding sequence ATGGCCGAGAACAAAGTGTTATTAGTGGACGGAATGGCTTTGTTATTCCGGGGATACTTCGCCAATTCTTATGGCGGCTATATTCGGAAAACGAAAGCCGGCTTGCCTACGAACGCGGTATATGGGTTCGTTAAATATTTGCTGGACGCCTGCAAAACATTTAACCCGTCGCACGTCGTCTGTTGCTGGGATATGGGAAGCAAAACCTTCCGCACGGACAAGTTCAACGACTATAAAGGGAATCGACCCGAAGCTCCGGCGGATCTGATTCCTCAATTCGATCTGGTGAAAGAAGTCGTGACCGGCTTCGGCATTCCGAATATCGGCGTTGTCGGCTATGAAGCCGACGATTGCATCGGCACCTTGTCGAAGCAGTTAAGCGCGCATATGGAAGTTTTCGTACTCACGGGAGACCATGACATGCTTCAGCTCGTCGACGAACGGGTGAAGGTCGTCATTATGAAAAAAGGACCTTCCAACTACGCGGTATACGATGCGGATAAGCTCTTAGAAGAGAAGCAACTGACGGCCAAGCAGTTCATCGATCTGAAAGGTCTTATCGGGGACACGTCGGACAACTATCCGGGCGTCAAAGGAATCGGCGAGAAAACGGCGACCAAGCTGCTCGTCGAATACCTCTCCATAGAAGGCATCTTGGAAAACTTGGCGTTATTGCCCAAAGGGGTAAAAGCTAAAATAGAAGCCGAGCTCGAGATGCTGCATCTCTGCCGAGAACTGGCCACAATTCATTGCGGAGCGCCTGTCGCCTGTACGCCGGAACAATGTCTGTGGCAACCCGATCAAGCGAAAATCGCTTCGATGTTCGAGGAGCTTGAGTTCAACAGCTTAGTGAAAGACGTCACTCGCCTTATCGCGGTATCTTAA
- a CDS encoding transposase, with the protein MAAATRRRFTPHQKAHMISKLLEEQTSISELAEEHGIHPLVLNRWKKHAVQNLSRLFENDHKKTDKLKGDYERQIGEKQTEIDQLRLQLDWLKQATISRLSKEDRNVFVDKEETRLPIRTQTALLGLSRSTLYYRMNHTSSRKSKLIDPLSEMKQLPLYLFAGLSVEQQRTNRESEVSKLKIQNGWMDVFGGYH; encoded by the coding sequence ATGGCTGCTGCTACCCGCAGAAGGTTCACTCCCCATCAGAAGGCGCACATGATATCCAAGCTTCTCGAGGAACAAACCAGTATTTCCGAGCTCGCCGAAGAACACGGCATCCACCCCCTCGTCTTGAACCGGTGGAAAAAACACGCCGTGCAAAATCTGTCCAGGCTATTCGAGAACGATCATAAGAAAACCGATAAACTGAAAGGCGATTACGAACGGCAAATCGGAGAAAAGCAAACGGAAATCGATCAATTGCGTCTGCAGTTGGATTGGCTGAAACAAGCTACGATATCGAGGTTGTCCAAGGAAGACCGCAACGTGTTCGTCGATAAAGAAGAGACCCGACTCCCCATCCGCACGCAAACCGCTCTTCTTGGACTTAGCCGTTCGACGCTTTATTACCGGATGAATCACACGTCTTCCCGCAAATCGAAATTAATAGATCCTTTAAGCGAGATGAAGCAACTCCCTCTCTATCTGTTCGCGGGTTTGAGCGTGGAGCAGCAGAGAACGAACCGCGAATCCGAAGTATCCAAACTGAAAATCCAGAACGGTTGGATGGACGTATTCGGCGGTTACCACTAA
- a CDS encoding ABC transporter ATP-binding protein, which produces MEVLGLRNVSKTYRNGTIAVQEASLSIHEGEFVSFVGPSGCGKSTIFRMAAGLSNPTSGEIEILGGTPEQARRSNSISCVFQEATLLPWVSVKDNITLPLQLRKQPRKEREEEAERVLQLVGLQDYAKALPRELSGGMKMRVSIARALVAKPRILFMDEPFGALDEITRQTLQEELLTIWQKTERMTILFVTHNAFEAVYLSNRIMVMTPRPGRISDEIPIDMAYPRGERFRANPEFSRFVSQVSDSLRH; this is translated from the coding sequence GTGGAGGTTCTTGGACTGAGGAATGTTTCGAAAACGTACCGGAACGGAACGATAGCCGTCCAAGAGGCGAGTTTAAGCATTCATGAAGGGGAATTCGTTTCATTCGTCGGACCTTCCGGCTGCGGGAAGTCTACGATATTCCGTATGGCGGCCGGGCTGTCGAATCCCACTTCGGGAGAAATCGAAATTCTCGGCGGCACGCCGGAGCAAGCGAGGAGAAGCAACTCGATTTCCTGCGTGTTCCAAGAGGCGACCCTCTTGCCATGGGTGTCGGTCAAGGACAACATTACGCTGCCTTTGCAGCTAAGGAAACAACCGCGCAAGGAGCGGGAGGAAGAAGCGGAGCGGGTATTGCAACTGGTTGGTTTGCAAGATTACGCGAAAGCTTTGCCGCGCGAGCTTTCAGGAGGAATGAAGATGCGCGTCTCGATCGCGCGGGCACTAGTGGCCAAGCCCCGGATCTTGTTCATGGACGAACCGTTCGGCGCGTTGGACGAGATCACTAGGCAGACTCTCCAGGAAGAGCTGCTGACGATTTGGCAGAAGACCGAGCGAATGACGATCTTGTTCGTCACGCACAATGCGTTCGAAGCGGTTTACTTGTCCAACCGGATTATGGTGATGACGCCGAGGCCGGGCCGGATATCCGATGAAATTCCGATCGATATGGCTTATCCGAGAGGCGAGCGTTTTCGGGCTAATCCCGAATTCAGCCGTTTCGTTAGCCAAGTCAGCGACTCGTTAAGACATTGA
- a CDS encoding ABC transporter permease: protein MDLVRNGRLSRILPPLAAFVLIVGLWQLIVGQAGLPAYLLPKPSDIVEAVVSNWRSLLGSVYTTTLETILGFLFSVVGGVVGAILLASSKMIERSIYPYAIVLQTIPIVAVAPIIVIWFDAGLRSIVIIAFLIGFCPMLSNTLIGLNSTDQNLKNLFHLYNASKWQTMWKLRIPAALPYIVGGLKISCSLCVIGAIVGEYVAGVGGGQGGLGYAITYAAMRIQTPYLFACGLMASLLGIAFYQLVSYLSRKLLGSWHESELRTDID, encoded by the coding sequence ATGGACTTGGTTAGAAACGGCCGCTTAAGCCGCATTCTGCCTCCGTTAGCCGCTTTCGTACTGATCGTGGGCTTGTGGCAGCTGATCGTCGGGCAGGCAGGGCTTCCGGCATACTTATTGCCGAAGCCGTCGGATATCGTCGAAGCCGTCGTCTCCAACTGGAGAAGCTTGTTGGGCTCGGTCTATACGACGACGCTCGAAACGATTTTAGGATTTCTTTTCTCCGTCGTGGGAGGAGTCGTCGGCGCGATCCTGCTCGCCAGCTCCAAAATGATAGAGAGAAGCATCTATCCATACGCGATCGTCTTACAGACGATCCCGATCGTAGCGGTGGCCCCGATTATCGTCATCTGGTTCGATGCCGGACTGCGCTCCATCGTTATCATCGCCTTTCTGATTGGCTTCTGTCCGATGTTATCCAACACGTTGATCGGACTCAACTCTACGGATCAGAACTTGAAAAACCTATTCCATCTGTATAACGCGTCGAAGTGGCAGACGATGTGGAAGCTGCGCATACCCGCCGCGCTCCCGTATATCGTAGGGGGACTGAAAATCTCCTGTTCCCTCTGCGTCATTGGAGCGATCGTCGGGGAGTACGTCGCCGGCGTCGGCGGCGGACAGGGAGGCCTAGGATATGCGATCACCTACGCGGCGATGCGCATTCAAACGCCTTATCTGTTCGCTTGCGGTCTCATGGCATCGCTTCTCGGAATCGCCTTCTACCAACTCGTAAGTTACTTGTCCCGTAAATTACTCGGCTCCTGGCATGAATCCGAGCTGAGGACGGATATCGACTAA
- a CDS encoding ABC transporter substrate-binding protein: MKKTPIQLLFTMLLAIVIVAGCGNNAESNGASPTASESPKSSEAAASPEAASSEAASPEASKELRKITVQLGWFAEPEYGGDYAALVKGYFAEEGLDVTIKSGGPKVNGRQIVATGNADFGFAKADTVLQNREEGLPIVAVAGALQSSPQALIFHKDQNIKTFEDLNGRTAFFVPGVPAYEYVKKKYNLQLKEQVTDGTLVRFLEDKTSLLHGFATSEPITLKEQGIEAQPFLLSESGYDPYEITIITSESFLKDNPEVVKAYLRAVKKGWAYYFDNAEEINVRIHEDNKDLPIAAMNEQAIAYKPYVTGGDAATEGFGIMKEARWEENKKQLLEVGLLKKDVDVNEAFTTEYLPK; encoded by the coding sequence ATGAAAAAAACTCCGATTCAACTGCTATTCACGATGTTACTCGCAATCGTTATCGTCGCGGGATGCGGCAATAACGCGGAATCGAACGGCGCGTCGCCGACGGCATCCGAGTCGCCGAAGTCTTCGGAGGCAGCGGCCTCCCCGGAAGCGGCTTCCTCCGAAGCGGCTTCGCCGGAAGCTTCCAAGGAGCTTCGCAAAATTACCGTTCAATTAGGCTGGTTCGCGGAGCCGGAGTACGGCGGCGACTACGCGGCTTTGGTTAAAGGGTACTTCGCGGAAGAAGGCCTGGACGTTACGATAAAATCCGGGGGACCTAAAGTGAACGGAAGACAAATCGTCGCGACCGGCAACGCGGATTTCGGATTCGCGAAAGCCGACACCGTGTTGCAGAACCGCGAAGAAGGCCTGCCGATCGTCGCGGTAGCCGGCGCGCTTCAGAGCTCTCCGCAGGCTCTTATTTTCCACAAGGACCAGAACATCAAGACGTTCGAGGACCTGAACGGCCGTACGGCGTTCTTCGTTCCCGGAGTGCCCGCATACGAATACGTGAAGAAGAAATACAATCTCCAGTTGAAAGAGCAAGTGACCGACGGTACGCTCGTCCGGTTCTTGGAGGACAAGACCTCGCTCCTGCACGGATTCGCGACTTCGGAACCGATTACCCTGAAGGAGCAAGGAATAGAGGCGCAGCCGTTCTTGTTGTCCGAGTCCGGTTACGATCCGTACGAAATCACGATCATTACGTCGGAAAGCTTCCTGAAAGATAACCCGGAAGTCGTTAAAGCGTACCTGAGGGCCGTCAAGAAGGGCTGGGCGTATTATTTCGACAATGCGGAGGAAATCAACGTACGCATTCACGAGGACAACAAGGACCTCCCGATCGCCGCGATGAACGAGCAGGCGATTGCGTACAAACCCTACGTGACCGGCGGAGACGCCGCTACGGAAGGCTTCGGAATCATGAAGGAAGCGCGTTGGGAAGAGAACAAGAAACAGTTGCTGGAAGTCGGCCTGCTTAAAAAAGACGTCGACGTCAACGAAGCGTTCACGACGGAGTATTTGCCTAAATAA
- a CDS encoding acyl-CoA dehydrogenase family protein yields the protein MSTLTTRAKERYWIDLAAELSARFALTAAETDRKAELPKDNLRLLFERGLDTAILPEEKGGAGISYATFGRIVFEIARGCPSTACVWLMNTSAAESLITLSNPEKSDYYLQQWKQGRRFANALSEPSSGNLFLNPVQEATPLGDGDWSLDGAKRFVSGSEWADFFLINASIDGLPAFFGVERDETVEIHEIWDALGMRGTRSQLIGFNRTRLKAENRFGLVASTRQNLIALGLPWLSLGIAQSAYDALKAQAEGKKLSDGKPLSHVQWIQYETAEVYVRLKAAKLLAEHLLDLADAGSEQTNVVSMEAKILANQIGKDVADLGLRVGGGLAFTRALPFERHLRDAQAGGLMAYSSELCKLFVGKNELNVREQG from the coding sequence ATGAGTACCCTGACTACGAGAGCGAAGGAACGATATTGGATAGATTTGGCGGCCGAATTGTCCGCGCGGTTCGCGTTAACTGCGGCCGAGACGGATCGCAAGGCGGAACTGCCCAAGGATAACCTCAGACTCTTGTTCGAACGGGGCTTGGATACGGCGATACTGCCGGAAGAGAAAGGCGGAGCGGGCATCTCGTACGCGACGTTCGGGCGTATCGTCTTCGAAATCGCGCGAGGATGCCCGTCAACGGCCTGCGTATGGCTAATGAACACTTCCGCCGCGGAATCTCTCATTACGTTATCCAATCCCGAGAAATCGGATTACTATTTGCAACAATGGAAGCAAGGAAGACGCTTTGCCAATGCATTAAGCGAACCCTCCTCCGGCAACTTGTTCCTGAATCCCGTTCAGGAAGCGACGCCGCTCGGGGACGGGGATTGGAGCTTGGACGGCGCCAAAAGGTTCGTTTCCGGCTCGGAATGGGCGGACTTCTTCTTGATTAACGCCAGCATCGACGGATTGCCGGCCTTCTTCGGCGTAGAGCGCGACGAGACGGTCGAGATCCACGAAATTTGGGATGCTCTCGGCATGCGAGGAACGAGGAGCCAATTGATCGGGTTTAATCGGACCCGCCTGAAAGCGGAGAATCGGTTCGGGCTGGTCGCCTCTACCCGTCAGAATTTGATCGCGCTCGGACTTCCGTGGCTGTCGCTCGGAATCGCCCAGTCGGCTTACGATGCTCTGAAGGCGCAAGCGGAAGGAAAGAAGCTCTCGGACGGCAAGCCGTTGTCCCACGTGCAATGGATCCAATACGAAACGGCGGAAGTCTATGTCAGGCTTAAGGCCGCGAAGCTGTTGGCAGAGCACTTGCTCGATTTGGCGGATGCCGGGTCCGAGCAAACGAACGTCGTATCGATGGAAGCGAAAATATTGGCCAACCAAATCGGCAAAGACGTCGCGGATCTCGGACTTCGGGTAGGAGGGGGGCTTGCGTTCACGAGAGCTCTGCCCTTCGAACGTCATCTGCGCGATGCTCAGGCAGGCGGATTGATGGCATACTCGAGCGAGCTTTGCAAGTTGTTCGTCGGGAAGAACGAGCTCAACGTGCGGGAGCAAGGGTGA
- a CDS encoding LLM class flavin-dependent oxidoreductase: MTKQIRLNAFDVNAAMHNSHGLWKHPESERYRYKDLKYWVEMAQLLEKGMFDALFLADVYGFYDIYRGNRDAALRDAIQAPINDPSLIIPTMAYATKHLSFAVTVPTTYEQPYAHARRMTTLDHLTNGRIGWNVVTSFLPSAARNFGLDRMIGHDERYDIADEYLEVVYKLWEGSWEDDAVIRDTVKGIYTDPAKVREIHHEGKHYRVPGPHLSEPSPQRTPVLYQAGASPRGRAFAAKHAECVFIDGHSYESMKFYVDDIRAQAVAYGRHPDDIKVFMALSTIVGTTAKEAQEKFRELTELSSEEGPQAIYGGYTGIDLSKGDPNQILTYQATDHGQTVLARYTKMSPKEMTYGEVIESVKKIGGRAVVLTGSAEQVADQMQAWMEKTGIDGFNLGHLVTPGSLKEVIDGVIPILQERGVYKTEYETGTMREKLFGAGRSRLPERHPGAGYRYK, translated from the coding sequence ATGACGAAACAAATCAGGCTTAACGCTTTCGACGTGAACGCGGCCATGCACAATTCCCATGGCCTATGGAAACATCCGGAAAGCGAGAGATACCGATACAAGGATTTGAAGTATTGGGTCGAGATGGCGCAATTGTTGGAGAAGGGCATGTTCGATGCGTTGTTCCTGGCGGACGTATACGGATTCTACGATATTTATCGGGGAAACCGGGATGCGGCACTCCGGGACGCCATCCAAGCGCCGATCAACGATCCTTCTCTGATCATTCCGACGATGGCTTACGCCACTAAGCACCTGAGCTTCGCGGTAACGGTCCCGACGACCTACGAGCAGCCCTATGCCCACGCCAGGCGAATGACGACGCTGGATCACTTGACGAACGGCAGGATCGGTTGGAACGTCGTTACCTCCTTTCTCCCGAGCGCGGCGCGCAACTTCGGGTTGGACCGGATGATCGGGCACGACGAGCGCTACGATATCGCGGACGAATACTTGGAAGTCGTGTATAAGCTATGGGAAGGCAGCTGGGAGGACGACGCGGTCATTCGGGACACGGTCAAAGGCATATACACCGACCCTGCCAAGGTTCGGGAAATCCATCACGAGGGTAAGCATTATCGCGTACCCGGGCCGCATCTTAGCGAACCTTCCCCGCAACGGACGCCGGTGTTGTATCAAGCCGGGGCATCGCCGAGAGGGAGGGCGTTCGCGGCGAAACACGCGGAATGCGTCTTCATAGACGGACATTCCTATGAGAGCATGAAGTTTTACGTAGACGATATTCGCGCCCAAGCCGTCGCTTACGGTCGGCATCCCGATGATATTAAGGTGTTCATGGCGCTTAGCACGATCGTGGGGACGACGGCTAAGGAAGCGCAAGAGAAGTTCCGCGAGTTGACCGAGTTAAGCAGCGAAGAAGGACCGCAAGCGATTTACGGGGGGTATACCGGCATCGACTTGTCGAAGGGAGATCCGAATCAGATATTGACTTACCAAGCAACCGATCACGGACAAACCGTGCTGGCTCGTTATACGAAGATGTCTCCCAAGGAGATGACTTACGGGGAAGTCATCGAATCGGTTAAGAAAATCGGAGGCAGGGCCGTCGTTCTGACCGGCTCCGCGGAGCAGGTAGCGGATCAAATGCAGGCATGGATGGAGAAAACGGGGATCGACGGGTTTAATCTCGGCCATCTCGTCACTCCGGGCAGCTTGAAGGAAGTCATCGACGGAGTGATACCGATCTTGCAGGAGCGAGGGGTATACAAAACGGAATATGAAACAGGTACGATGCGAGAGAAGTTGTTCGGGGCCGGTCGAAGCCGACTGCCCGAGCGGCATCCCGGAGCCGGTTACCGATACAAGTGA
- a CDS encoding LLM class flavin-dependent oxidoreductase, giving the protein MGKKILLNAFDMNTAMHSAHGLWKHPANQRHRYKDLNYWVELARLLERGKFDALFLADVLGFYDIFGGNRDAALRDAVQAPVNDPSLIIPTMAYATEHLSFAVTIPTTYEPPYAHARRMSTLDHLTGGRVGWNIVTSFLPSAALNFGLDRMVTHDERYEVADEYLDVVYKLWEASWEDDAVIRDTARGIYTDPSKVHEINHQGKYYNIPGPHLSEPSPQRTPVLYQAGTSARGREFAAKHAECVFIDAHNFESLKFYVDDIRAKAVSYGRKPEDVKVFMAINSIVGRTRAEAEEKYREYTAIRSDEAPQVLYGGFSGIDLSKYDRSDYLSYYASDHGQAAVARFTTMSEKKMNVGEVVDEITKIGGRSALLFGSGEEVADQMQQWVERTGIDGFNLAHLITPGSLEDIIDLVVPVLQERGLYKTEYEKGTMREKLFGPGESRLPDRHPGAAFRRRK; this is encoded by the coding sequence ATGGGGAAAAAAATATTGCTGAACGCTTTCGACATGAACACCGCCATGCACAGCGCTCATGGATTGTGGAAACATCCGGCGAACCAACGCCATCGCTATAAAGATCTGAACTATTGGGTGGAATTGGCGCGATTGCTTGAGCGGGGGAAATTCGACGCCTTGTTCTTGGCGGACGTGCTTGGTTTCTACGACATATTCGGCGGCAATCGTGACGCGGCGCTGCGCGATGCGGTTCAAGCGCCGGTGAACGATCCTTCGTTGATTATTCCGACGATGGCTTATGCGACCGAGCATCTGAGCTTCGCGGTTACGATACCGACGACTTACGAGCCGCCATACGCGCACGCAAGACGGATGTCGACGCTGGATCATTTAACGGGAGGACGGGTAGGCTGGAATATTGTCACGTCTTTCTTGCCGAGCGCGGCCTTGAATTTCGGTCTGGACCGAATGGTGACCCATGACGAAAGATACGAGGTCGCGGACGAATATCTCGACGTCGTTTATAAGCTGTGGGAAGCCAGTTGGGAGGATGACGCCGTCATTCGCGATACGGCGAGAGGCATCTACACCGATCCTTCCAAAGTCCACGAGATTAATCATCAAGGCAAATACTATAACATTCCGGGTCCTCATCTGAGCGAACCTTCGCCTCAGCGTACGCCGGTTCTCTATCAAGCTGGAACGTCAGCAAGAGGCCGGGAGTTCGCGGCGAAACACGCGGAATGCGTGTTCATCGACGCCCACAATTTCGAGAGCTTGAAATTTTACGTGGACGATATCCGGGCCAAAGCGGTTTCTTACGGCCGCAAGCCGGAGGACGTTAAGGTGTTCATGGCGATCAATTCGATCGTGGGTCGCACCCGGGCCGAAGCGGAAGAAAAATATCGGGAGTATACGGCGATACGAAGCGATGAAGCGCCTCAAGTGCTCTACGGAGGCTTCAGCGGAATCGATCTGTCCAAGTACGATCGGTCGGATTACTTGTCCTACTACGCGTCCGATCATGGACAGGCGGCGGTTGCCCGGTTTACGACGATGTCGGAGAAAAAGATGAACGTAGGCGAGGTCGTGGACGAGATTACGAAGATCGGCGGCAGAAGCGCGCTGCTCTTCGGATCCGGCGAGGAAGTCGCCGATCAAATGCAGCAATGGGTGGAACGAACCGGGATCGACGGATTTAATCTCGCGCATCTCATCACTCCGGGAAGCTTGGAGGATATCATCGATTTGGTCGTTCCGGTCTTGCAGGAACGGGGATTGTACAAGACGGAGTACGAGAAGGGAACGATGCGCGAGAAGCTCTTCGGACCCGGGGAAAGCCGTCTTCCGGACAGGCATCCCGGAGCGGCTTTCCGCCGTCGCAAATGA
- a CDS encoding 4-hydroxyphenylacetate 3-hydroxylase family protein has product MPSRGQRFLDSLNDGRNVWVDNDRVTDLPTHPAFSGTLGTISRLFDFLDDAKFRDHVGYPVNGRDKYAHSSFLVPYSAEDLAKRSNAFSYWAKETNGVMSRLSDYARSLVTGWYGSRKQLGKLESKLESKIAAYYEEARDKDLFLTTSLLDPQIDRSKGLDDQRIAERYLHVVKETKEGIVLNGAKMIATGAPYTHDFLIFSFNKLDVRHSKHAHALIVPAGSKGLHIVCRDSFAEAGVRDYPLSARYDEMDAVLLFDEVLIPWERVLINGDADAVWKLRTHTPSNTLAFHQTVVRFVAKLEFVTGVAIAVADAIGVNGFLHVQEKLGELITQIDTMKALVIASEAQAKPDPVTGMWLPEASYIDTARSIGTKLYPRAIEILQQIGGGGFVQTPARMSQFEGPLSDLLNRYFEGVSLNAENKVRLFKLAWDLIGSPLGSRHELYERFYAGDPVRSFANQYIGSDKSALVDPIWKLLRQSR; this is encoded by the coding sequence ATGCCTTCCAGAGGACAACGATTCTTGGATAGCTTAAACGACGGCCGCAACGTCTGGGTCGATAACGATAGAGTAACCGATCTTCCCACTCATCCGGCATTTTCCGGAACGCTAGGTACGATTAGCCGGTTGTTCGATTTCTTGGACGATGCCAAGTTCAGGGATCACGTGGGGTATCCGGTGAACGGGCGCGACAAATACGCGCACAGCTCGTTTCTGGTTCCCTATAGCGCGGAGGATTTGGCGAAGAGAAGCAACGCGTTCTCTTATTGGGCCAAAGAGACGAACGGCGTCATGAGCCGATTGTCCGATTACGCCCGTTCGTTGGTGACCGGGTGGTATGGCTCCCGTAAGCAGTTAGGCAAGCTGGAGTCCAAGCTGGAGTCGAAAATAGCGGCGTATTACGAAGAGGCGAGGGATAAGGATTTATTCCTGACGACTTCTCTACTGGATCCGCAGATCGACCGGTCCAAAGGGCTTGACGATCAACGAATTGCCGAAAGGTATTTGCATGTCGTCAAGGAAACGAAAGAAGGCATCGTACTGAATGGCGCGAAGATGATCGCGACGGGAGCCCCCTATACCCATGACTTTCTGATCTTCTCGTTTAACAAGCTGGATGTCCGGCACAGCAAGCACGCGCATGCCTTGATCGTACCCGCCGGGTCGAAAGGCTTGCATATCGTGTGCAGGGACTCGTTCGCCGAAGCCGGCGTTCGGGATTATCCGCTTAGCGCCCGTTATGACGAAATGGACGCCGTCCTGTTGTTCGACGAAGTGCTTATTCCCTGGGAACGGGTACTGATCAACGGCGACGCGGATGCGGTCTGGAAACTGAGAACCCATACCCCGTCCAATACGCTCGCTTTCCATCAGACGGTCGTTCGTTTCGTCGCGAAGCTGGAGTTCGTAACCGGAGTCGCTATCGCCGTAGCGGACGCGATCGGCGTCAACGGATTCCTGCACGTGCAGGAGAAGCTCGGAGAGCTGATTACGCAGATCGATACGATGAAGGCTCTCGTCATCGCTTCGGAAGCGCAGGCCAAACCCGACCCGGTCACGGGGATGTGGTTGCCGGAAGCTTCCTACATCGATACGGCGAGAAGCATCGGAACGAAGCTGTACCCAAGGGCGATCGAAATCCTCCAGCAGATCGGCGGCGGAGGTTTCGTTCAGACGCCGGCGAGGATGAGCCAGTTCGAAGGGCCGTTAAGCGACTTGCTTAACCGTTATTTCGAAGGGGTATCGTTAAACGCGGAAAACAAAGTACGGCTGTTCAAGCTGGCGTGGGACCTTATCGGCAGCCCGCTCGGTTCGAGGCATGAACTGTACGAACGATTCTACGCGGGAGATCCGGTTCGGAGTTTCGCGAATCAGTACATCGGCAGCGACAAATCCGCGTTGGTCGACCCGATATGGAAGCTTCTGCGACAATCCCGCTAG
- the ssuD gene encoding FMNH2-dependent alkanesulfonate monooxygenase: protein MEVFWFIPTHGDGKYLGTGHGARAVDFDYMTQIAKAADSLGFGGVLLPTGKSCEDPWIAASALIPMTQKLKFLVAVRPGLMSPTIAARMASTFDRISGGRLLINVVTGGDPIELAGEGLHLDHDARYEMTDEFLTVWRKALQGEEIDLDGEHIRIKGGKVLYPPVQQPYPPLYFGGSSDAGHKVAANHIDVYLSWGEPPEQVKEKIDVVRKLAAEQGRTVRFGIRLHVIVREKEEDAWKAADELISYLDDDTIAGAQKILDRFDSVGQRRMMNLHGGRRENLEISPNLWAGVGLVRGGAGTALVGDPRTVADRMKAYADIGIETFILSGYPHLEEAYRTAELLFPLLPLSGKQEKRAGNSYISPFGEMIANNEIPKAEAR, encoded by the coding sequence ATGGAAGTGTTTTGGTTTATTCCGACGCATGGCGACGGCAAGTATTTGGGGACCGGACATGGGGCCCGCGCCGTCGATTTCGATTACATGACTCAGATCGCCAAGGCAGCGGACAGCTTGGGATTCGGAGGCGTCCTGCTCCCCACCGGCAAATCCTGCGAAGATCCGTGGATCGCGGCTTCGGCTTTAATACCGATGACCCAAAAGCTTAAATTTCTCGTCGCGGTACGACCCGGACTCATGTCGCCGACGATAGCGGCGAGAATGGCCTCGACGTTCGACCGGATATCCGGTGGAAGGCTGCTTATCAACGTCGTGACCGGGGGGGATCCGATAGAATTGGCCGGAGAAGGCCTCCATCTCGACCATGACGCCCGTTACGAGATGACCGACGAATTCCTTACCGTATGGCGTAAAGCGCTTCAAGGAGAGGAAATCGATCTGGACGGCGAGCATATTCGGATCAAAGGCGGCAAAGTGCTGTATCCGCCCGTTCAACAGCCGTATCCGCCTTTGTATTTCGGAGGGTCTTCGGATGCGGGGCACAAAGTGGCGGCGAATCATATCGACGTTTATCTTTCCTGGGGGGAACCCCCGGAGCAAGTGAAGGAGAAGATCGACGTCGTTCGCAAGCTCGCGGCCGAACAAGGGAGAACGGTGCGTTTCGGAATCAGGCTTCATGTGATCGTCAGGGAGAAAGAAGAAGACGCGTGGAAAGCGGCGGACGAGCTCATCAGCTATTTGGACGACGACACGATCGCGGGCGCCCAGAAAATATTGGACCGGTTCGACTCGGTCGGACAACGGCGAATGATGAATTTGCACGGAGGCAGGCGCGAGAATTTGGAGATCAGTCCGAATCTATGGGCCGGCGTCGGACTTGTCCGTGGCGGCGCGGGAACCGCGCTAGTCGGCGATCCCCGAACGGTCGCGGATCGGATGAAGGCTTATGCGGATATCGGAATCGAGACGTTTATTCTATCAGGCTATCCTCACCTGGAGGAAGCCTACCGGACGGCAGAGTTGTTGTTCCCGTTGCTGCCGCTCAGCGGCAAGCAAGAGAAACGCGCGGGGAACTCCTATATTAGCCCGTTCGGGGAAATGATCGCGAACAACGAAATCCCGAAAGCCGAAGCGAGATAA